One Rhizoctonia solani chromosome 3, complete sequence genomic region harbors:
- a CDS encoding glycine cleavage system T protein yields the protein MAAVQLSRTIASRVSTKFVGPNVPLHGITLARRFATATDAPLRKTILHDYHVANQAKMVPFAGYSMPLQYGTVGQIASHNHVRQSVGLFDVSHMVQSYISGPSATAFLEYLTPSSLSSLPEFSSTLSVLLNENGGIIDDTIISKHAPDVYYVVTNAGRRERDLAWFQEQIEKWNNEEGKGRGKEVNIEVLENWGLVALQGPKAAEVLQNISSFDFTSLVFGRSAFVDITGIRCHVARGGTQGKMDLRYISIPPEHTVNITELISKPPVQLTGLGARDSLRLEAGMCLYGNDLDETTSPVEAGLSWVIEPQRKRGFIGAETVLKQLKEGVTRRRVGFVIPEAPAREGAKIFAVDSPETQIGVVTSGIPSPTLGTNIAMGYIKHGHHKKGTKVLIDVRKKLRDAEVKGMPFVPTKYWKGAAPS from the exons ATGGCGGCCGTTCAACTGTCGCGGACTATTGCCTCCCGAGTATCGACGAAATTTGTTGGACCAAATGTCCCACTGCACGGCATTACTTTAGCCAGAAGGTTTGCTACTGCGACAGATGCACCG CTCCGCAAGACCATCTTACATGACTATCATGTTGCAAATCAGGCAAAAATGGTACCATTTGCCGGGTATTCTATGCCGCTCCAATATGGAACTGTAGGGCAAA TTGCTAGCCATAACCATGTCCGCCAGAGCGTGGGGTTGTTCGACGTGAGCCATATGGTGCAGTCTTA TATATCCGGCCCGTCCGCGACAGCATTTCTTGAGTATCTCACTCCTTCATCACTATCATCGCTACCCGAATTTTCCTCGACCCTTTCTGTCCTTCTCAATGAAAATGGCGGTATCATTGATGATACAATTATCTCCAAGCACGCACCCGACGTTTATTACGTCGTGACCAACGCTGGTAGGCGCGAGCGCGATTTGGCGTGGTTCCAGGAGCAGATTGAGAAATGGAATAACGAGGAAGGCAAAGGCCGTGGAAAGGAAGTGAATATCGAAGTTCTCGAAAACTGGGGACTGGTCGCTTTGCAAG GACCCAAGGCAGCAGAGGTTCTACAAAATATCAGCTCGTTTGATTTCACCTCACTTGTGTTTGGCCGCTCGGCGTTCGTTGATATCACGGGAATCCGTTGTCATGTTGCACGTGGAGGTACACAGGGGAAGATGGATTTGAGGTAT ATTTCAATTCCTCCAGAGCATACAGTCAACATTACCGAGCTTATTTCTAAGCCTCCTGTTCAACTCACCGGTCTAGGTGCTCGTGACAGCCTGCGTCTCGAGGCTGGCATGTGCCTGTACGGGAACGACCTAGATGAAACAACCTCGCCCGTCGAAGCTGGACTCAGTTGGGTGATTG AGCCGCAAAGAAAAAGGGGCTTTATTGGCGCTGAAACGGTGCTCAAGCAACTCAAAGAGGGGGTTACTCGTAGACGAGTCGGCTTCGTCATCCCAGAGGCGCCTGCCCGAG AGGGTGCCAAAATATTTGCCGTCGATTCACCCGAGACACAAATCGGCGTAGTCACGTCAGGTATTCCTTCCCCTACTTTGGGAACGAACATTGCCATGGGATATATTAAACATGGGCACCACAAGAAGGGAACTAAAGTCTTGATTGACGTTAGAAAGAAACTACGTGACGCAGAAGTCAAGGGTATGCCATTCGTACCTACAAAGTACTGGAAGGGAGCTGCCCCTTCATGA
- a CDS encoding Sugar (and other) transporter encodes MSASGHSRPSTLADVETDVKIIEQVLPEGSVDPVYQARAELLNDTIQRMGMGKYQWHLFIVTGFGWLADILWIVVAGIILAPIIQEFKVQGPFLSLSTNIGLLVGAMGWSAGSDVWGRKVSFNITLAIVGVFAMVAAASPNFTALAIFAALWSVGVGGNFPVDSAIFLEFLPATHQWLLTVLAIWGAFGALIASLVAWAILPNFSCEATVVECKRSDNMGWRYYLILMGGLMIVLWILRFFVFTLHESPKYLMGRGKLREAVAVIHAIAEYNNCDATLTVEQLEEAGTSRVLEDTKDQDGKILLDHLPWIHPPGGLSAEV; translated from the exons ATGTCGGCTTCGGGCCACAGTCGACCATCCACTCTTGCAGACGTTGAAACGGATGTTAAGATCATAGAGCAAGTCCTCCCTGAGGGCTCCGTAGACCCTGTCTATCAGGCAAGAGCTGAATTGCTCAATGATACAATACAACGAATGGGAATGGGCAAATACCAA TGGCATCTCTTCATCGTGACTGGTTTTGGCTGGCTGGCCGATATCTTGTGGATTGTTGTCGCAGGTATAATTCTTGCCCCGATTATTCAGGAATTCAAAGTTCAAGGGCCGTTTCTAAGTTTGAGCACGAATATCGGCTTGTTAGTTGGAGCAATGGGATGGAGTGCCGGAAGTGATGTGTGGGGCCGAAA AGTTTCGTTCAATATCACGCTGGCAATAGTTGGGGTATTCGCCATGGTCGCAGCCGCGTCTCCCAACTTTACGGCCCTGGCGATTTTTGCCGCCCTTTGGAGCGTGGGA GTCGGGGGAAACTTTCCCGTTGATAGCGCCATCTTCCTCGAATTCCTTCCCGCCACTCACCAATGGCTACTCACAGTGCTGGCCATTTGGGGCGCATTTGGAGCGCTAATCGCTAGCCTAGTCGCGTGGGCTATACTACCTAATTTCTCGTGCGAAGCAACCGTCGTTGAATGCAAACGCTCAGATAACATG GGTTGGAGGTATTACCTTATTCTTATGGGCGGACTGATGATTGTCCTCTGGATTTTACGCTTCTTCGTTTTCACGCTCCATGAGTCCCCCAAATACCTCATGGGTCGCGGCAAGTTACGCGAAGCAGTAGCAGTTATTCATGCCATTGCTGAATATAACAACTGCGACGCTACCCTCACTGTTGAACAACTGGAAGAGGCCGGGACAAGTCGAGTCCTCGAGGATACGAAGGACCAGGATGGCAAGATCCTCTTAGACCACCTGCCATGGATACATCCGCCTGGGGGGCTTTCCGCAGAAGTCTGA